A stretch of the Campylobacter concisus genome encodes the following:
- the rpmA gene encoding 50S ribosomal protein L27 yields the protein MAHKKGQGSTQNNRDSIGRRLGVKKFGGEFVRAGNIIIRQRGTATHAGNNVGLGKDHTIFALVDGFVKFERLDKNRKKVSVYPAA from the coding sequence ATGGCACACAAAAAAGGTCAGGGTTCAACCCAAAATAACCGTGATAGTATCGGACGCCGATTAGGTGTTAAAAAATTTGGTGGTGAGTTCGTTCGTGCTGGAAATATAATAATCCGCCAAAGAGGAACAGCAACTCACGCTGGAAATAACGTAGGTCTTGGCAAAGATCACACTATTTTTGCTTTAGTCGATGGCTTTGTAAAATTTGAAAGACTTGATAAAAACAGAAAAAAAGTATCTGTTTATCCAGCTGCATAA
- the fmt gene encoding methionyl-tRNA formyltransferase — MNVVFMGTPDYAVRILRHLKEAGFNIKAVFTQPDKPVGRKQILTPSEVKIYAQNELGGVPVFTPNTLKDEAVVAELKAFEPKFIVVAAYGKILPQSVLDVATCINLHASILPKYRGASPIQSAILAGEKQTGVTAMLMDAGLDTGDMLDFIYTPCESKMSSELFSELGELGGELIVKVLKNFENLKPQKQDDAQATHCKKISKSNGLFSFDEEAWQIYNKFRALTPWPGLYLANGLKILSLELSDKSGKSGEILSVEKDHVVVACKGGSVKIYELQEPSKKPTNAKAYINGKRLSVGDELK, encoded by the coding sequence ATGAATGTAGTTTTTATGGGGACGCCTGATTATGCCGTTAGGATACTTAGACATTTAAAAGAGGCTGGATTTAACATAAAAGCGGTCTTTACCCAGCCTGATAAGCCAGTTGGCAGAAAGCAAATTTTAACCCCAAGCGAGGTTAAAATTTACGCACAAAATGAGCTAGGAGGCGTGCCAGTTTTTACACCAAATACGCTAAAAGATGAGGCAGTGGTTGCCGAGCTAAAGGCATTTGAACCTAAATTTATCGTAGTGGCAGCTTATGGCAAAATTTTGCCACAAAGTGTGCTTGACGTGGCGACTTGTATAAATTTACACGCTTCTATCTTGCCAAAATATAGAGGTGCTAGCCCCATTCAAAGCGCGATCCTAGCAGGCGAGAAGCAAACTGGCGTCACAGCTATGCTAATGGACGCTGGCCTTGACACTGGCGATATGCTAGACTTCATCTACACGCCTTGCGAGAGTAAGATGTCAAGCGAGCTTTTTAGTGAGCTAGGCGAGCTTGGTGGTGAGCTAATCGTAAAAGTGCTTAAAAATTTTGAAAATTTAAAGCCACAAAAGCAAGACGACGCGCAGGCCACGCACTGCAAAAAGATAAGCAAGAGCAACGGACTTTTTAGCTTTGACGAAGAGGCGTGGCAAATTTATAATAAATTTCGGGCGCTCACACCTTGGCCAGGGCTTTATCTGGCAAACGGGCTAAAAATTTTATCGCTTGAGCTAAGCGACAAAAGTGGCAAAAGCGGAGAAATTTTAAGCGTAGAAAAGGACCACGTCGTGGTTGCTTGCAAGGGTGGGTCGGTCAAAATTTATGAGCTTCAAGAGCCAAGCAAAAAGCCAACAAACGCAAAAGCATATATAAATGGTAAGCGCCTTAGCGTTGGCGATGAATTAAAATAA
- the atpD gene encoding F0F1 ATP synthase subunit beta — MKGVISQVMGPVVDVDFNDYLPKINEAIEVFFEVEGKKHKLILEVAAHLGDNRVRTIAMDMSEGLTRGLEAKALGAPISVPVGEKVLGRIFNVVGDLIDEGEGINFDKYWSIHRDPPPFEEQSTKSEIFETGIKVVDLLAPYAKGGKVGLFGGAGVGKTVIIMELIHNVAFKHSGYSVFAGVGERTREGNDLYHEMKESNVLDKVALCYGQMNEPPGARNRIALTGLTMAEYFRDEMGLDVLMFIDNIFRFSQSGAEMSALLGRIPSAVGYQPTLASEMGKFQERITSTKKGSITSVQAVYVPADDLTDPAPATVFAHLDATTVLNRSIAEKGIYPAVDPLDSTSRMLDPQILGADHYKVARGVQAVLQKYKDLQDIIAILGMDELSEEDKLTVDRARKIERFLSQPFFVAEVFTGSPGKYVSLDENIAGFKGILEGKYDHLPEAAFYMVGNIDEALAKAEKLKA; from the coding sequence ATGAAGGGTGTTATTAGTCAAGTTATGGGCCCTGTGGTCGATGTTGACTTTAATGACTACTTGCCGAAGATCAATGAAGCTATCGAAGTTTTCTTTGAGGTTGAGGGCAAGAAACATAAACTAATATTAGAAGTTGCTGCTCACCTAGGTGATAATAGAGTTAGAACGATCGCTATGGATATGAGTGAGGGTCTGACTCGTGGCTTAGAGGCTAAAGCGCTTGGTGCACCTATTAGTGTGCCAGTTGGCGAAAAAGTTTTGGGTAGAATTTTTAACGTAGTTGGCGATTTGATCGACGAGGGCGAGGGTATAAATTTTGATAAGTACTGGTCTATCCACCGCGATCCTCCTCCATTTGAAGAGCAAAGTACAAAGAGTGAAATTTTCGAAACTGGTATCAAGGTAGTTGATCTTCTAGCTCCTTATGCCAAGGGTGGTAAAGTTGGTCTATTTGGTGGTGCTGGTGTTGGTAAAACGGTTATTATTATGGAGCTTATCCACAACGTTGCGTTTAAACATAGCGGTTACTCTGTATTTGCAGGCGTTGGTGAGAGAACTCGTGAAGGAAACGACCTTTATCACGAAATGAAAGAAAGTAACGTTTTGGATAAAGTTGCCTTGTGCTATGGCCAAATGAACGAGCCACCAGGAGCAAGAAACCGTATCGCACTAACTGGTCTTACAATGGCTGAGTACTTCCGTGATGAGATGGGACTTGACGTTTTGATGTTTATTGATAATATCTTCCGTTTCTCTCAATCTGGCGCAGAGATGTCAGCTCTACTTGGACGTATCCCATCAGCTGTTGGTTATCAGCCAACTCTTGCAAGTGAGATGGGTAAATTCCAAGAGAGGATCACATCAACCAAAAAAGGTTCGATTACCTCTGTTCAGGCTGTTTATGTTCCAGCTGACGACCTTACAGACCCAGCTCCTGCAACTGTTTTTGCTCACCTTGATGCTACGACAGTTCTTAACAGATCGATCGCAGAAAAAGGTATCTATCCAGCTGTTGATCCACTTGATTCAACATCAAGAATGCTCGATCCTCAAATTTTAGGAGCAGATCACTATAAAGTAGCTCGCGGCGTTCAAGCTGTGCTTCAAAAATATAAAGACCTTCAAGATATCATCGCTATCCTTGGTATGGACGAGCTTAGCGAAGAAGATAAGCTAACAGTTGATAGAGCAAGAAAGATAGAGAGATTTTTATCTCAACCATTCTTCGTTGCTGAAGTATTTACAGGTAGCCCTGGCAAATATGTAAGTCTTGATGAAAATATCGCTGGCTTTAAGGGAATTTTAGAAGGTAAATATGATCATCTACCAGAAGCAGCATTTTATATGGTTGGAAATATAGATGAGGCTTTAGCTAAAGCTGAAAAACTTAAGGCTTAA
- a CDS encoding biotin--[acetyl-CoA-carboxylase] ligase, with protein sequence MKVEFFQSLPSTQEFLIEALKNGEIKPPHMIVVHNQTKGVGSRGNSWEGLGGNLFMSFCISEDELPSDIPPPSISIYFSMLMREVLSELGSRCWLKWPNDFYVDDLKIGGTLTNKVDEIYICGMGINLASAPENAGILDIKTSVDELVWGFVSMLDKKILWKPIFSKFRIDFCKSKSFITHIANRAVSLQDAEICEDGAILLNGEKVYSLR encoded by the coding sequence TTGAAAGTAGAGTTTTTTCAAAGTCTGCCTTCGACGCAGGAATTTTTGATAGAAGCCCTAAAAAACGGCGAGATAAAGCCTCCGCACATGATCGTAGTGCACAATCAAACTAAAGGAGTCGGCAGCCGCGGCAACAGCTGGGAGGGGCTTGGCGGAAATTTATTTATGTCATTTTGCATAAGCGAAGATGAGCTACCAAGCGACATACCTCCGCCCTCGATCTCGATATATTTTTCTATGCTGATGCGTGAAGTCTTGAGCGAACTTGGCTCAAGGTGCTGGCTAAAATGGCCAAATGATTTTTACGTAGATGACCTTAAAATAGGCGGCACCTTGACAAATAAAGTGGATGAAATTTACATTTGTGGCATGGGGATAAATTTGGCTAGCGCGCCCGAAAACGCGGGCATTTTGGATATCAAAACTAGCGTAGATGAGCTAGTTTGGGGCTTTGTTAGCATGCTTGATAAAAAGATTTTATGGAAGCCAATTTTTAGCAAATTTAGGATAGACTTTTGCAAGTCAAAAAGTTTTATTACGCATATTGCAAATAGAGCTGTTTCGCTTCAAGATGCTGAAATTTGCGAGGATGGAGCGATATTATTAAACGGGGAAAAGGTATATTCTTTAAGATGA
- the obgE gene encoding GTPase ObgE — MFIDSARLTLSSGHGGAGAVSFRREKHVILGGPDGGDGGDGGDVYFVCDNNTHTLANYKGKRAMKAGNGEAGMGKRMTGKKGENLELIVPPGTAVYDAQTNELLCDIVSEGQKTLFLKGGKGGLGNFHFKSSINQAPEYAQKGMPEESVEVRLELKLIADVGLVGFPNVGKSTLISAVSNAKPQIANYEFTTLTPKLGLVEVDEFSGFVMADIPGIIEGASDGRGLGVQFLKHIERNKILLFMIDSANYRSMSEQFSVLKEEVAKFSSVLASRDYAVAITRVDAAENLDENIKEFMKSINLEPNQVGKFVYKQDLYSFDAKKPYFVLPISSATNENIDELKFALLELLKKEL; from the coding sequence ATGTTTATAGATAGTGCAAGATTAACTCTAAGTTCGGGGCATGGTGGAGCTGGAGCTGTGAGTTTTCGCCGTGAAAAACACGTCATTTTAGGTGGTCCTGATGGCGGAGATGGCGGAGATGGCGGAGATGTTTATTTTGTTTGTGACAACAATACCCATACTTTAGCAAATTATAAGGGTAAAAGAGCCATGAAAGCTGGTAATGGTGAAGCTGGCATGGGCAAGCGAATGACTGGCAAAAAGGGCGAAAATTTAGAACTCATAGTTCCTCCTGGTACAGCTGTTTATGATGCGCAGACAAATGAACTACTCTGTGATATAGTTAGCGAGGGTCAAAAGACGCTATTTTTAAAGGGTGGTAAAGGCGGACTTGGAAATTTCCACTTTAAAAGCTCTATCAACCAAGCTCCAGAATACGCTCAAAAGGGCATGCCAGAAGAGAGCGTAGAGGTCAGGCTCGAGCTAAAACTGATAGCTGACGTGGGACTTGTTGGCTTTCCAAATGTCGGCAAATCAACCCTCATCTCAGCCGTTTCAAACGCCAAACCACAGATCGCAAACTACGAATTTACTACGCTTACGCCAAAGCTCGGACTTGTCGAGGTCGATGAGTTTAGCGGCTTTGTCATGGCTGACATCCCTGGCATCATCGAGGGAGCGAGCGACGGACGCGGTCTTGGCGTGCAGTTTCTAAAGCACATCGAGAGAAATAAAATTTTGCTTTTTATGATAGATAGTGCGAACTACAGAAGCATGAGCGAGCAGTTTAGCGTGCTAAAAGAGGAGGTCGCTAAATTTTCAAGTGTGCTTGCTAGCAGGGACTATGCGGTCGCTATAACGAGAGTCGATGCGGCTGAAAATTTAGATGAAAATATAAAAGAATTTATGAAAAGTATAAATTTAGAGCCAAATCAAGTTGGTAAATTTGTATATAAGCAAGACCTATACAGCTTTGACGCGAAAAAGCCATACTTTGTTTTGCCAATCTCATCAGCGACAAACGAGAATATAGACGAGCTTAAATTTGCACTGCTTGAGCTGCTTAAAAAGGAGCTTTGA
- a CDS encoding F0F1 ATP synthase subunit B — protein sequence MKIKILFFLALPFLAYASEHGGTNYDIVERTLNFLLFFAILVYFAAKPLKTLYQSRIDRIANKLESIQEKLRDSKAKKDDALKRVEEAKQNANSLIETAKKEALNLAAKVKSDAQNDIANLQKSYKEQKEFEERKMTKGVVNEILSDIFSSDSLKVDQKELVNIILKKVS from the coding sequence ATGAAGATAAAAATTTTATTTTTTCTAGCACTTCCATTTCTAGCTTATGCTAGTGAGCATGGTGGAACAAATTACGATATAGTAGAGAGAACGCTAAACTTCTTACTTTTCTTTGCTATTTTGGTATATTTTGCAGCTAAGCCACTAAAAACTCTTTACCAAAGTAGAATTGATAGGATCGCAAATAAGCTTGAAAGTATACAAGAAAAACTCCGTGATTCTAAGGCCAAAAAAGATGATGCTCTAAAGCGTGTTGAGGAAGCTAAGCAAAATGCAAATTCCTTAATCGAAACTGCAAAAAAAGAGGCTTTAAATTTAGCTGCTAAGGTTAAAAGTGATGCTCAAAATGATATAGCAAATCTTCAAAAGAGCTACAAAGAGCAAAAAGAATTTGAAGAGCGCAAGATGACAAAAGGCGTTGTAAACGAAATTTTGAGCGACATTTTCTCAAGCGATAGCCTAAAAGTCGATCAAAAAGAGCTTGTAAATATCATACTTAAAAAGGTTAGCTAA
- a CDS encoding F0F1 ATP synthase subunit delta: MNEVVAKKYVKAILSDVKSNELNVFVENLSELAAAFASDKFKSIISLPTLKASQKVEFVLSLVKNQDAKFANFIKLLGANKRLELIPAILNEMKIEQSLLENTYRGEVIGNFDLSADQLKALEENFSKKFNSKIKLDGSKSDYNGVKVELDDLGVEVNFSIDRLKSQMSEYILKAI; this comes from the coding sequence ATGAATGAAGTAGTAGCTAAAAAATACGTAAAAGCGATCTTAAGCGATGTAAAATCAAATGAACTTAATGTATTTGTTGAAAATTTATCAGAGCTGGCAGCAGCTTTTGCTAGTGATAAATTTAAAAGCATTATAAGTTTGCCTACTTTAAAGGCTTCACAAAAGGTTGAATTTGTACTATCTTTGGTTAAAAATCAAGATGCTAAATTTGCAAATTTTATTAAGCTTCTTGGCGCAAACAAAAGACTAGAGCTTATCCCAGCGATCTTAAACGAGATGAAGATAGAGCAGTCTCTACTTGAAAATACATATCGTGGTGAGGTTATTGGAAATTTTGATCTAAGCGCTGATCAGCTAAAAGCTTTGGAAGAGAATTTCTCTAAGAAATTTAACTCTAAGATCAAGCTTGATGGCTCAAAGAGCGATTACAACGGCGTAAAAGTTGAGTTAGACGATTTAGGTGTCGAGGTAAATTTCTCTATCGACAGACTAAAAAGTCAAATGAGTGAATATATATTAAAAGCAATTTAA
- a CDS encoding ParB/RepB/Spo0J family partition protein, with product MAKKGGLGRGLSAILEDVEQAYSKEIANLNDSEIVEEINIDEILPNPYQPRTHFDEEALKELSASIKRHGLIQPIIVIKKDDGYMLIAGERRYRATKMLGGSKIKAIIADIKSQNLRELALIENIQRENLNPIELAKSYKELINEYKITQDGLANIIHKSRTQITNTMRLLLLSDYTQKLLQEDKLTQGHAKVIVGLSTEEEKMVVDTIIGQKLSVRDTEILVKKIKNKEEIKDKKPKISEEMSKKLSNLQEIFKNLKINTKVKSGNLVLEFNNISQVEEFISRLK from the coding sequence ATGGCGAAAAAAGGTGGATTAGGGCGAGGACTTAGCGCGATACTTGAAGATGTAGAGCAGGCCTACAGCAAAGAGATTGCAAATTTAAATGACTCTGAGATAGTCGAAGAGATAAACATAGATGAAATTTTGCCAAACCCATACCAACCAAGAACGCATTTTGACGAGGAAGCTTTAAAAGAGCTAAGTGCCAGCATCAAAAGGCACGGACTGATCCAGCCAATAATCGTCATCAAAAAAGATGATGGCTATATGCTAATAGCCGGTGAGCGAAGATACCGCGCTACGAAGATGCTTGGAGGAAGCAAGATAAAGGCGATCATCGCTGATATCAAGTCTCAAAATTTAAGAGAGCTTGCGCTTATTGAAAATATTCAACGTGAAAATTTAAATCCAATCGAACTCGCAAAGTCGTATAAAGAGCTTATAAATGAGTATAAGATCACACAAGACGGCTTAGCAAACATCATCCATAAGAGCAGAACTCAAATAACAAACACAATGAGACTTCTGCTTCTTAGCGACTATACACAAAAACTTTTACAAGAAGATAAGCTTACACAAGGTCACGCTAAAGTTATAGTTGGGCTTAGCACCGAAGAAGAAAAGATGGTTGTTGATACGATCATCGGTCAAAAGTTAAGCGTTAGGGACACAGAAATTTTAGTAAAAAAGATAAAAAACAAGGAAGAGATAAAAGACAAAAAACCAAAAATTTCTGAGGAAATGAGTAAAAAACTATCAAATTTACAAGAAATTTTTAAAAATTTAAAGATAAATACAAAAGTAAAATCTGGCAATCTAGTTTTAGAATTTAATAATATTTCACAGGTGGAAGAATTTATTTCTAGGCTAAAATAG
- the atpA gene encoding F0F1 ATP synthase subunit alpha — translation MSVKIKADEISTIIKERIENFDLSVDVEETGKVISVADGVANVYGLKNVMAGEMVEFESGEKGMALNLEESSVGIVILGKTSGITEGSSVKRLKKLLRVPVGDALIGRVVNSLGEPIDAKGPIEATESRFVEEKAKGIMARKSVHEPLQTGIKAIDALVPIGRGQRELIIGDRQTGKTTVAIDTIINQKGQDVICIYVAIGQKQSTVAQVVKKLEEYGAMDYTIVVNAGASDAAALQYLAPYAGVTMGEYFRDNSRHALIIYDDLSKHAVAYREMSLILRRPPGREAYPGDVFYLHSRLLERASKLNDALGAGSLTALPIIETQAGDVSAYIPTNVISITDGQIFLESDLFNSGIRPAINVGLSVSRVGGAAQIKAIKQVSGTLRLDLAQYRELQAFAQFASDLDESSRKQLERGQKMVEVLKQPPYSPLPVENQVVIIFAGAKGYLDDVATANVTKFEAELYPYIEAKYPEIFEQIRTKKVLDKEVEEILHKALKDFKATFAAN, via the coding sequence GTGAGTGTAAAAATTAAAGCTGACGAAATTAGCACGATAATCAAAGAGCGTATCGAAAATTTTGATTTAAGTGTTGATGTAGAAGAGACCGGTAAAGTCATCTCAGTCGCTGATGGCGTTGCTAACGTTTATGGTTTGAAAAACGTTATGGCTGGTGAGATGGTTGAGTTTGAAAGCGGTGAAAAGGGCATGGCTCTTAACCTTGAAGAGAGCAGTGTTGGTATAGTTATCCTTGGAAAAACTAGCGGTATCACAGAAGGAAGTTCTGTAAAAAGACTTAAAAAACTTCTACGCGTTCCAGTTGGCGATGCATTGATCGGCCGTGTTGTAAATTCACTCGGTGAGCCAATCGACGCAAAAGGACCAATCGAAGCTACTGAATCTCGCTTCGTCGAAGAAAAAGCAAAAGGTATCATGGCAAGAAAAAGCGTTCATGAGCCACTTCAAACAGGTATCAAAGCTATCGACGCACTTGTGCCAATCGGTAGAGGCCAAAGAGAGCTAATCATCGGCGACCGCCAAACTGGTAAAACAACAGTTGCTATCGATACTATCATCAACCAAAAAGGTCAAGATGTCATTTGTATCTACGTAGCTATCGGTCAAAAACAATCAACCGTTGCTCAAGTCGTTAAAAAACTTGAAGAATATGGCGCTATGGACTACACAATAGTTGTAAATGCTGGTGCTAGTGACGCAGCTGCGCTTCAATACCTTGCCCCATACGCTGGTGTAACAATGGGTGAATACTTTAGAGATAACTCTCGCCACGCACTAATCATCTATGATGACTTGTCAAAACACGCGGTTGCTTACCGTGAGATGTCTTTGATCTTAAGAAGACCACCAGGTCGTGAAGCTTATCCAGGTGACGTTTTCTACCTTCACTCAAGACTTCTAGAAAGAGCAAGTAAGCTAAATGACGCACTAGGTGCGGGATCTTTGACAGCTCTACCTATTATCGAGACACAAGCGGGCGACGTCTCAGCTTATATTCCAACAAACGTTATTTCTATTACAGATGGTCAAATTTTCCTTGAGAGTGACCTATTTAACTCAGGTATCCGCCCAGCGATTAACGTTGGTCTGTCTGTTTCTCGTGTCGGTGGTGCAGCTCAGATCAAAGCTATCAAACAAGTTTCTGGTACGCTAAGACTAGACCTTGCTCAGTACCGCGAACTACAAGCTTTTGCTCAGTTTGCAAGTGACCTTGACGAGAGCTCACGAAAACAACTAGAGCGCGGTCAAAAAATGGTTGAAGTACTAAAACAACCTCCATATTCTCCGCTTCCAGTTGAGAATCAAGTAGTTATCATATTTGCTGGTGCTAAGGGCTATTTAGATGATGTTGCAACTGCAAATGTAACAAAATTTGAAGCTGAGTTATATCCATATATTGAGGCAAAATACCCTGAAATTTTTGAGCAGATCAGAACTAAAAAAGTTCTTGATAAAGAAGTAGAAGAAATTTTACATAAAGCGTTGAAAGATTTTAAAGCGACTTTTGCCGCTAACTAG
- a CDS encoding ParA family protein: protein MSEIITIANQKGGVGKTTTAVNLAASLAVAEKKVLLIDIDPQANATTGLGFSRSDYEFNIYHVLTDRKKLSQIVLKTEIPTLFLAPSNIGLVGIEQEFNDQNKDYKLILKNKISEVVNDYDFIIIDSPPALGSITINALSASDSVIIPIQCEFYALEGLAQILNTVKIIKKTINPKLNIKGFLPTMFSSQNNLSKETIANLKQHFENKLFKSKDSKEEFVVVPRNVKLAESPSFGKPVILYDIKSPGSIAYQNLAYCILN, encoded by the coding sequence ATGAGTGAGATAATAACAATAGCTAACCAAAAAGGCGGCGTTGGCAAGACTACAACAGCCGTAAATTTAGCCGCATCACTGGCAGTTGCTGAGAAAAAGGTATTATTAATAGACATCGATCCACAAGCAAACGCGACGACTGGGCTTGGTTTTAGCAGAAGTGACTATGAGTTTAATATCTATCACGTCTTAACAGATAGAAAAAAGCTCTCGCAAATCGTGTTAAAAACTGAGATCCCAACACTTTTTTTAGCTCCATCAAATATTGGGCTTGTAGGCATTGAGCAAGAATTTAACGACCAAAATAAGGACTATAAACTAATCCTTAAAAATAAAATTTCAGAAGTTGTAAACGACTATGATTTTATCATCATCGATAGTCCTCCGGCACTTGGTAGCATTACGATAAATGCTCTTAGTGCAAGTGATAGTGTTATCATCCCGATTCAATGTGAATTTTATGCACTTGAGGGACTAGCGCAGATCTTAAATACAGTCAAGATTATTAAGAAGACAATAAATCCAAAGCTAAATATAAAGGGCTTTTTGCCGACTATGTTTAGTTCGCAAAATAATCTCTCAAAAGAGACAATTGCAAATTTAAAGCAGCATTTTGAAAATAAGCTCTTTAAGAGTAAGGACAGCAAAGAGGAATTTGTGGTCGTTCCAAGAAATGTGAAACTTGCTGAAAGCCCAAGTTTTGGCAAGCCAGTGATACTTTATGATATAAAATCGCCTGGCTCAATTGCGTATCAAAATCTGGCATATTGTATTTTAAACTAA
- the atpG gene encoding ATP synthase F1 subunit gamma, which translates to MSNLKDIKRKIKSVQNTQKTTRAMKLVSTAKLRKAEEAARYSRVYALKINEVLSEIAYKINQYASVMTESKFFNTTKSVEKVDIIFVTADKGLCGGFNVQTIKTVRRMIDELKAKKIKVRLRAVGKKGIEFFNFQGVELLETYVGASSSPTYEKAQKIIKDAIDDFTNGITDKVVLIHNGYKNMISQEIRVNDIVPIEPSKIVAVETNSLMEFEPEDNYTKIMDELLNKYFEYSMYYALVDSLAAEHSARMQAMDNATNNAKQRVKQLNLAYNKARQESITTELIEIISGVESMK; encoded by the coding sequence ATGTCAAATTTAAAAGATATAAAACGAAAGATCAAGAGCGTCCAGAACACTCAAAAGACGACGCGCGCGATGAAGCTTGTCTCTACAGCAAAGCTTCGCAAAGCTGAAGAGGCTGCACGCTACTCTAGAGTCTATGCACTTAAGATCAATGAGGTTTTATCGGAGATAGCTTATAAGATCAATCAATACGCTTCAGTTATGACTGAGAGTAAATTTTTTAACACAACAAAGAGTGTAGAAAAGGTTGATATTATATTTGTTACCGCTGATAAAGGGCTTTGCGGTGGCTTTAATGTCCAAACTATAAAGACAGTTAGGCGCATGATCGATGAGCTAAAAGCCAAAAAGATCAAAGTTAGACTAAGAGCTGTTGGTAAAAAAGGCATTGAATTTTTCAATTTCCAAGGCGTTGAACTACTTGAGACTTATGTCGGAGCTAGCTCTTCTCCTACTTATGAAAAAGCTCAAAAGATCATAAAAGACGCTATTGATGATTTTACAAACGGCATAACAGATAAGGTTGTGCTAATACACAATGGCTATAAAAATATGATTTCTCAAGAGATTAGAGTAAATGATATTGTGCCTATTGAGCCGTCTAAGATAGTTGCGGTTGAGACAAATTCTTTGATGGAATTTGAGCCAGAGGACAACTATACTAAGATTATGGATGAATTGCTCAATAAATATTTTGAGTATAGTATGTATTATGCTTTAGTTGACTCTTTAGCGGCTGAGCACAGCGCTAGAATGCAAGCTATGGATAATGCAACAAACAATGCTAAACAACGAGTCAAACAGTTAAATCTTGCTTACAACAAAGCAAGACAAGAGTCTATTACCACTGAGCTTATCGAGATCATCAGTGGTGTTGAATCAATGAAATAA
- a CDS encoding FoF1 ATP synthase subunit B' — MLEIDVPLMLLTAVVFLVLIAILNSLLYKPMLKFIDDRNASIKNDEESTSKNASDLSVHEKEIEEIILNARTEANKIRQEALNLAKEESLKEVNAVKTSLEADYNEFLNALSSQKDNLKADLSAKLPELRAALNAKLSKI; from the coding sequence ATGTTAGAAATAGATGTGCCATTGATGCTTTTAACGGCTGTCGTTTTCTTGGTATTGATCGCTATTTTGAATTCCTTGCTTTATAAGCCAATGCTCAAATTCATAGATGACAGAAATGCCTCTATAAAAAATGATGAAGAGAGTACTAGTAAAAATGCAAGTGATCTAAGTGTTCATGAAAAAGAGATTGAAGAGATTATATTAAACGCAAGGACTGAGGCCAATAAAATAAGGCAAGAAGCCTTAAATTTGGCAAAAGAAGAGTCTTTAAAAGAAGTAAATGCCGTAAAAACTAGTTTAGAGGCTGATTACAATGAATTTTTAAATGCTCTAAGCTCCCAGAAAGATAACTTAAAAGCAGATCTATCAGCTAAACTACCTGAACTTAGAGCGGCTTTAAATGCCAAGCTCTCTAAAATTTAA
- the thiD gene encoding bifunctional hydroxymethylpyrimidine kinase/phosphomethylpyrimidine kinase, with protein MKNALSIAGVDPSGGAGVLADIKVFIAHGVYAMGAITAVTAQNTKGIFGMQLVEPKLIEDQIKAIFDDIRVDVIKIGVVPSVEIIKSVAKTLREIKNLPPVVLDPVMSCKNGDIWLEGAAKDAIVEELFPLASVITPNIFEAREILKRELKGEGELKEACKELLKFGTKSVYLKCGELNGKSLDIFYDGKEYEIFSDERIKTTATHGSGCSLSSAIASNLANGHSLKESVKNAHDYIFNAIKNAVIIGGGQNPVNHFYKFKV; from the coding sequence ATGAAAAATGCGTTAAGTATAGCAGGTGTTGATCCAAGTGGCGGAGCTGGAGTTTTAGCTGATATAAAGGTCTTTATAGCACACGGCGTATATGCGATGGGAGCGATCACAGCGGTCACTGCTCAAAATACAAAGGGCATCTTTGGCATGCAGCTAGTTGAACCAAAGCTCATCGAGGATCAGATCAAAGCGATATTTGATGATATAAGAGTTGATGTGATAAAAATAGGCGTTGTCCCAAGCGTTGAGATCATCAAAAGTGTCGCAAAAACGCTAAGAGAGATCAAAAATTTACCGCCAGTCGTGCTTGACCCAGTCATGAGCTGTAAAAATGGCGACATCTGGCTAGAGGGCGCTGCAAAAGACGCGATCGTGGAGGAGCTTTTCCCGCTTGCAAGCGTGATCACGCCAAATATCTTTGAAGCGCGCGAAATTTTAAAGCGTGAGCTAAAAGGCGAGGGCGAGCTAAAAGAGGCTTGCAAGGAGCTTTTGAAATTTGGCACAAAGAGCGTCTATCTAAAATGTGGCGAGCTTAATGGCAAGTCGCTTGATATATTTTATGATGGCAAAGAGTATGAAATTTTTAGCGATGAGCGCATAAAAACGACTGCGACACACGGCTCAGGCTGCTCGCTATCAAGCGCGATCGCTTCAAATTTAGCAAATGGACATAGTCTAAAAGAAAGCGTGAAAAATGCGCATGATTATATCTTTAACGCTATCAAAAACGCGGTCATCATCGGCGGCGGACAAAATCCGGTAAATCACTTCTATAAATTTAAGGTGTGA